From one Flavobacterium kingsejongi genomic stretch:
- a CDS encoding exonuclease domain-containing protein: MYAILDIETTGGQYNEEGITEIAIYKFDGHEIVDQFISLVNPEKPIQPFVVKLTGINNAMLRSAPKFYEVAKRIIEITKDCVIVAHNAQFDYRILQTEFRRLGYDFESENLCTVELSKKLLPEQPSHSLGKLVRALGIPMSDRHRASGDAMATVKLFKMLLAKDQTREIVKSFIKTEVKSGISTKLKDLLESVPSATGVYYIHRQDGTIIFIGKSKNIKKRINQHFTATSRTNKKIQLEAFAVTYEETGTELIALLKETQEININKPVYNRISKKSPFQWSLYTEKDTNGYLNLTLRKTDKRKKEILSYTTYLEGRNELFRLSATFKLCQKYTGLYETENECFQFKINECDGACIQKVTTQDYNARVMELIAAKKINSKTMVIIDKGRTIEERSAILIEEGVYKGYAFYNLNYQIHNIDILKNILVPMTSSSEITKTIQSYIRKKKVLKIVEY; the protein is encoded by the coding sequence TTGTACGCAATACTCGACATAGAAACTACCGGTGGACAATACAATGAAGAAGGAATTACCGAAATTGCCATCTATAAATTTGACGGACATGAAATTGTAGACCAGTTTATCAGCCTGGTAAACCCGGAAAAACCCATTCAGCCTTTTGTCGTAAAACTTACAGGCATCAATAATGCCATGCTTCGTAGCGCTCCTAAATTTTATGAAGTAGCCAAACGCATCATTGAGATTACAAAGGATTGTGTTATTGTAGCCCATAATGCCCAATTTGATTACCGCATCCTCCAAACTGAATTCAGGAGACTGGGTTATGATTTTGAATCTGAAAACCTGTGTACCGTAGAATTATCTAAAAAATTATTACCGGAACAACCTTCCCACAGCCTGGGGAAACTCGTACGTGCGCTGGGTATCCCAATGAGCGACAGGCATCGTGCCAGTGGTGATGCGATGGCTACCGTCAAATTGTTCAAGATGCTATTGGCTAAAGACCAAACCCGGGAAATCGTAAAAAGCTTTATAAAAACCGAAGTCAAATCCGGTATTTCTACGAAACTGAAAGATTTATTGGAATCCGTCCCGTCCGCAACTGGTGTGTATTATATCCACCGCCAGGATGGAACCATTATTTTTATCGGTAAAAGCAAAAACATCAAAAAACGAATCAATCAGCATTTTACCGCAACTTCCCGTACCAATAAAAAAATACAGCTGGAGGCTTTTGCCGTTACCTATGAAGAAACAGGTACCGAACTTATAGCGTTACTCAAAGAAACACAGGAAATAAACATCAATAAACCCGTATACAATCGTATTTCAAAGAAAAGCCCTTTCCAATGGTCTTTATACACTGAAAAAGATACTAACGGATACCTGAACCTCACGCTCCGAAAAACGGACAAGCGAAAGAAAGAAATCCTTTCGTACACCACGTACCTGGAAGGGCGGAATGAATTATTCCGCCTGAGTGCCACATTCAAATTATGCCAGAAATATACGGGTCTGTATGAAACGGAAAATGAATGTTTCCAATTCAAGATCAATGAGTGCGATGGGGCGTGTATTCAAAAAGTCACTACTCAGGACTACAATGCCAGAGTGATGGAACTTATTGCTGCCAAAAAAATCAATTCCAAAACCATGGTAATTATTGATAAAGGCCGCACTATAGAAGAACGAAGTGCCATCCTGATTGAAGAAGGTGTTTATAAAGGCTATGCTTTTTATAACCTGAATTACCAGATACACAATATTGATATCCTCAAAAATATCCTGGTCCCTATGACCAGCAGCAGTGAAATTACCAAAACCATACAAAGCTACATCCGAAAAAAGAAGGTGCTTAAAATAGTAGAATACTAA
- the miaA gene encoding tRNA (adenosine(37)-N6)-dimethylallyltransferase MiaA, with translation MSEQKQHTKYLITIVGPTAIGKTAMAIRVAQHFNCEIISCDSRQFFREMNIGTAVPSAVELAAVPHHFIQHISIFDNYTVGDFERDALAQIATLHQKNDFVVMVGGSGLYVDGLLNGLDTFPEVAIEIREGIITNYNQHGIEYLQRQLQELDPVHYAVVAQENPQRLMRALEVSIASGQPYSSFLNREKEPRPFVPILIGLEGERSAIYDRINQRVDLMINAGLVEEARDLLPQQTLNALQTVGYRELFSYFSGDITLDFAIEEIKKNTRRFSKRQMTWFRKNPAIAWFDYKSDPKSVIAHIDSKTTS, from the coding sequence ATGTCCGAACAAAAACAACATACCAAATACCTGATTACCATTGTAGGTCCTACCGCTATTGGAAAAACCGCTATGGCAATCCGGGTGGCACAACACTTCAACTGCGAAATCATATCCTGTGATTCCCGTCAGTTTTTCCGGGAAATGAATATTGGGACTGCCGTACCCTCTGCAGTAGAATTAGCAGCCGTCCCGCATCATTTCATACAACACATCTCCATCTTCGATAACTATACGGTAGGCGATTTTGAACGCGATGCCTTAGCCCAAATTGCCACACTGCATCAAAAAAATGACTTTGTCGTAATGGTTGGCGGATCCGGGTTATATGTCGACGGCCTCCTGAATGGGCTCGATACTTTCCCGGAGGTCGCTATCGAAATTCGCGAAGGGATTATCACCAATTACAATCAACACGGGATTGAATACCTGCAAAGGCAACTCCAGGAACTCGATCCGGTACATTATGCTGTTGTAGCACAGGAAAACCCACAGCGTCTCATGCGGGCATTAGAAGTATCCATTGCCAGTGGCCAACCCTACTCTTCTTTCCTCAACCGGGAAAAAGAACCCCGTCCCTTTGTCCCGATTCTTATTGGCCTCGAAGGGGAACGTAGTGCAATTTACGACCGGATCAACCAACGGGTAGACCTGATGATCAACGCCGGGCTCGTTGAAGAAGCGAGGGATCTATTGCCACAACAAACATTAAACGCATTACAAACAGTGGGCTATCGGGAACTTTTTAGTTATTTCTCCGGAGACATCACCCTGGACTTTGCAATTGAAGAGATCAAAAAAAATACCCGCCGTTTTTCCAAACGTCAAATGACCTGGTTCCGTAAGAATCCCGCCATAGCCTGGTTCGATTATAAGTCTGACCCCAAATCGGTCATTGCACATATCGATTCCAAAACAACCTCATAA
- a CDS encoding DUF1015 domain-containing protein: MAKIIPFKAVRPTRDKVSLVTSRSYDEYSPAELASQLDFNPFSFLHVLNPAYVNQQKIGLEKRFKLVAQKYHDFKEEQILIKEDKPVFFIYEIQSKNQQFTGIIAGTAIADYQNNVIKKHEDTLQYRVELFKDYLHQTGFNTEPVLITYPDNTELTAWIAQKKQGDSLYEFATTKREKHILWKIDDDAEIAWLMKQFDTIGNLYIADGHHRSASAELLYEQDHASGNNNLNYFMSFLIAESNVKIYEYNRIIRDLNGLSKTAFLEALSAEFWIKNKEQQLWKPSKKFEFGMYLDGEFYALLLKDEHSFTSVLERLDAQILYEKVLHPILGIGDLRNDERIDYIPGKLSIVTIKEVIDEGEFEVGFMLFPTDISEIKSLADNNLIMPPKSTYIDPKFRSGLVVYELAP, from the coding sequence TTGGCAAAAATTATCCCTTTCAAAGCAGTTCGCCCAACACGGGACAAAGTAAGTTTGGTTACCTCACGCTCCTATGATGAATATTCACCAGCCGAACTTGCGTCACAACTTGATTTTAATCCGTTTTCATTTTTACATGTGCTGAATCCGGCATATGTAAACCAACAGAAAATAGGGCTGGAAAAAAGATTTAAACTCGTGGCTCAGAAATACCATGATTTCAAAGAAGAGCAGATCCTGATCAAAGAAGATAAGCCTGTTTTTTTTATTTATGAGATACAGTCCAAAAATCAGCAATTCACGGGTATCATTGCCGGTACAGCCATTGCGGACTACCAGAATAATGTGATCAAAAAGCACGAAGACACCTTACAATACCGGGTGGAATTGTTCAAAGATTATTTGCACCAAACCGGTTTCAACACCGAGCCCGTACTCATCACCTATCCGGACAATACTGAGCTAACAGCCTGGATTGCCCAGAAGAAACAAGGGGACTCATTGTATGAATTTGCAACGACCAAAAGAGAGAAACACATCCTTTGGAAAATTGACGATGACGCCGAAATCGCCTGGCTGATGAAACAGTTTGATACTATCGGGAATCTTTACATTGCCGACGGCCACCACCGTTCTGCCTCCGCCGAATTGCTATACGAGCAGGACCATGCTTCCGGCAACAACAACCTGAATTACTTCATGAGCTTCCTGATTGCAGAGAGCAATGTCAAAATATACGAATACAACCGGATCATACGCGACCTGAATGGCTTATCAAAAACAGCCTTTCTGGAAGCTTTATCCGCAGAATTCTGGATTAAAAACAAAGAGCAGCAACTTTGGAAACCTTCCAAAAAATTTGAATTCGGGATGTACCTCGATGGCGAATTTTACGCGCTGCTCCTCAAGGATGAACACAGTTTCACTTCTGTACTGGAGCGCCTTGATGCACAAATTTTATATGAAAAGGTATTGCATCCTATTTTAGGCATTGGCGATTTGCGCAATGACGAACGTATCGATTATATTCCGGGGAAACTCTCTATTGTTACCATTAAAGAAGTGATCGATGAAGGTGAATTTGAAGTAGGATTTATGCTATTCCCTACTGATATCTCAGAAATCAAGAGCCTGGCCGATAATAACCTGATCATGCCACCAAAGAGTACATATATTGATCCTAAATTCCGCAGTGGACTGGTTGTATATGAGCTGGCTCCTTAA
- a CDS encoding YggS family pyridoxal phosphate-dependent enzyme has product MSIKNNLLEIQATLPEHVTLVAVSKTKPVPDLQEAYDAGQRIFGENKIQEMAEKSEQLPKDIAWHMIGHVQTNKVKFMAGFVSLIHGVDSLKLLEEINKQALKNNRIIDCLLQMHIAEEETKFGLNEEELEALLASPSFQGLNNIRISGLMGMATFTENKEQIRKEFLYLKTVFDALALRPKTNNFAPEIISMGMSGDYQIAIECGSTMVRIGSSIFGNR; this is encoded by the coding sequence ATGTCCATAAAAAATAACTTACTTGAAATACAAGCAACTCTTCCGGAGCACGTTACATTAGTCGCTGTTTCCAAAACAAAACCTGTACCCGATTTGCAAGAAGCCTATGATGCCGGGCAGCGTATTTTTGGAGAAAACAAAATCCAGGAAATGGCCGAAAAGTCAGAGCAGCTTCCCAAAGATATCGCATGGCACATGATCGGGCACGTACAAACCAATAAAGTAAAATTTATGGCTGGTTTTGTGAGTCTTATCCATGGCGTTGACAGCCTTAAATTACTGGAAGAAATCAATAAACAGGCTTTAAAAAACAACAGGATCATTGATTGCCTGCTCCAAATGCACATTGCCGAAGAGGAAACCAAATTTGGACTGAACGAAGAAGAGCTTGAAGCATTGTTAGCCAGTCCTTCCTTTCAGGGACTCAACAATATCAGGATCAGCGGATTAATGGGCATGGCAACATTTACCGAAAATAAAGAACAAATCAGAAAAGAATTCCTATATTTAAAGACTGTCTTTGACGCGCTGGCACTGCGACCAAAAACGAACAACTTTGCCCCGGAAATAATTTCAATGGGCATGTCCGGAGATTATCAGATCGCCATTGAATGCGGAAGCACGATGGTTCGGATCGGAAGCAGTATCTTTGGGAATCGTTAA
- a CDS encoding ion transporter translates to MKKLITEEQRKKLHEIIYEADTPAGKLFDIILLSLILISIIAIMLESIASVQLKYGFILAEIEWIITAFFTLEYIARIIAVREPRHYIFSFYGIIDLLATIPKYIGLLFPGFGFLLAIRAIRLLRVFRILKLIKFVGAGNNLAIALKKSRAKIFVFLFTVMVLSIILGTLMYMIEGPENGFTSIPKSVYWTIVTLTTVGFGDITPHTPLGQLLSVVIMVLGYGIIAVPTGIVTSELANQNKDVHLNTQSCPNCGASNHKDNAEFCYNCGTRLH, encoded by the coding sequence TTGAAAAAATTAATTACCGAAGAACAGCGTAAAAAACTCCATGAAATAATTTATGAAGCAGATACTCCTGCCGGTAAGTTATTTGATATCATTTTACTCTCCCTGATCCTGATTAGTATTATCGCGATCATGCTGGAAAGCATTGCTTCTGTACAATTAAAATATGGCTTTATCCTGGCAGAGATCGAATGGATCATCACCGCTTTTTTTACCCTGGAATATATCGCCCGGATTATTGCCGTACGGGAACCGCGCCATTATATTTTTAGTTTCTATGGAATCATTGACCTGCTGGCTACAATACCAAAATACATCGGGCTTCTTTTCCCCGGTTTTGGTTTCCTGCTCGCCATTCGTGCGATTCGTTTGCTTCGGGTATTCCGGATTTTAAAACTCATAAAATTCGTTGGGGCTGGAAACAATTTGGCCATTGCCCTAAAAAAAAGCCGTGCAAAAATATTTGTTTTCCTGTTTACCGTAATGGTGCTTTCCATCATATTAGGAACCCTGATGTATATGATTGAAGGTCCCGAAAATGGATTTACCAGCATTCCTAAAAGTGTCTATTGGACCATTGTCACCCTTACAACTGTAGGATTTGGCGATATCACTCCGCATACCCCATTAGGACAGCTGCTCTCCGTGGTTATTATGGTATTGGGATATGGCATTATTGCTGTACCAACAGGAATCGTAACCTCCGAATTGGCCAATCAGAATAAAGACGTCCACCTCAATACACAATCCTGCCCAAACTGTGGCGCTTCCAATCATAAAGATAATGCCGAATTCTGCTACAACTGTGGCACACGATTACACTAA